In Plasmodium gaboni strain SY75 chromosome 14, whole genome shotgun sequence, one genomic interval encodes:
- a CDS encoding 26S proteasome regulatory subunit RPN6 — protein MDNFEEIERSYKEIEDEIIRRIDDLCGGNYLKIKDEIIMPHMSDDLINKIKILNMHINDKSNEELFEKRVTNEKVMQINDKLIYLLCDYYINKKEIDKLIEFTTSNENYFNILPQAKTAKLIRNIVEKISKKIRNISTLYIIFKKYMNWAYEKKRNFLRCRIEVKIIILYIIKQKYKTALSLIDRLLKEVKKVDDKTLLLELYIVQTKIYMLLKNSTKMKASLTFAKNIANTINTAIYINSEIDLLSGILFIYEKDYKSAYIYLYECYETLYTYIYNSHNNTIDFLSKKHNDFYSIIIHNIINTSTISSQNKTKSISQISPFLLSFYTFYEYYDTNNSILSLDEMNITSNNVNLIYSDVIYKISSSYEELEEDKIYCITNPIELNYELIQKLSMDTYGNIIETKVDARESISNGENHNKENMINNNNNNNNSNNSNNYNNNYYYSSSSRRGYNNFFILPPNYDSKGIVNFGLNLNIENVKIIVPLKYMLLCKVLEENNRKEINNILCENNKLNYVPHKEIQILLDISKSYENRSLDIFEKIIKNSLFLINIDKVIYNYLKELYELLLEKNILKIIEAYSCIDLNYIGEKLNLDINKIISKLSEMILDKKLNGTLDQNVGILILYDDMPETKMYQNVLDIINNLTESVDILYEKAQLTI, from the coding sequence ATGGATAACTTTGAAGAAATCGAAAGAAGCTACAAAGAAATCGAAGatgaaataataagaaGGATTGATGATTTATGCGGTGGTAATTacttaaaaataaaggatGAGATTATAATGCCACATATGAGTGATGATTTGATTaataagataaaaatattgaatatgcatataaatgataagAGTAATGAAGAATTATTTGAGAAGAGGGTGACAAATGAGAAAGTGATGCAAATAAATGATAAGttgatttatttattatgtgattattatattaataagaAAGAGATAGATAAATTAATTGAGTTCACAACAAGTAATGagaattattttaatatattaccCCAAGCAAAGACAGCTAAATTGATTAGGAATATTGTTGAGAAGATATCTAAAAAGATACGTAATATAAGTACattgtatattatatttaagaAGTATATGAATTGGGCATATGAGAAGAAAAGGAATTTTTTAAGATGTAGAATAGaagtaaaaataataatattatatataataaaacagAAATACAAAACGGCTTTAAGTCTTATTGATAgattattaaaagaagTAAAGAAAGTTGATGATAAAACTTTATTATTAGAGTTATATATTGTTCAAACGaagatatatatgttattaaaGAATTCAACAAAAATGAAAGCTTCATTGACATTTGCGAAGAATATAGCAAATACAATAAATACAgctatatatattaatagtgagattgatttattatctggtatattatttatatatgagAAAGATTATAAGAgtgcatatatatatttatatgaatgTTATGAAActttatatacatatatatataatagtcataataatacaatCGATTTTTTAAGTAAGAAGCATAATGATTTCTATtctataataatacataatattataaatacaagTACTATATCATCtcaaaataaaacaaaGAGTATAAGTCAGATAAGtccatttttattatcattttacACATTCTATGAATATTATGATACAAACAATAGTATATTATCATTAGATGAGATGAATATAACATCAAATAATgttaatttaatatatagtgatgtgatatataaaatatcatcatcatatGAAGAACTAGAAgaagataaaatatattgcATAACAAATCCTATAGAACTAAATTATGAattaatacaaaaattGAGTATGGACACATATGGAAATATAATAGAAACAAAAGTGGATGCAAGAGAAAGTATTTCAAATGGAGAAAATCACAACAAAGAAAATATGAtcaacaacaacaacaataataataatagtaataatagtaataattataataataattattattatagtagtagtagtagacgtggttataataatttttttattttaccACCTAATTATGATTCAAAAGGTATAGTCAATTTTGGTCTTAACttaaatatagaaaatgtCAAAATTATCGTAcctttaaaatatatgttgtTATGTAAAGTAttagaagaaaataatagaaaagaaataaataatatattgtgtgaaaataataaattaaattatgtACCTCATAAAGAAATACAAATCTTATTAGATATATCAAAATCTTATGAAAATAGATCATTAGATATTTTTgagaaaattataaaaaatagtttattccttattaatatagataaagtaatatataattatctaAAAGAATTATACGAACTGTTActagaaaaaaatatattaaaaattattgaaGCATATAGTTGTATTgatttaaattatatagGAGAAAAACTCAATTtagatattaataaaattatttcaAAATTATCAGAAATGATATTAGATAAGAAGCTAAATGGTACTCTTGATCAAAATGTTGgaatattaattttatatgacGACATGCCAGAAACGAAAATGTATCAAAATGTTttagatataataaataatttaacTGAATCTgtagatatattatatgaaaaagCTCAATTGacaatataa
- a CDS encoding putative U2 snRNP-associated SURP motif-containing protein, with amino-acid sequence GYNIKNEICNYNMDRYNTYNNMNVNKKIIIIIPDDKKTKRIIDLLAKYVTEEGYSFEETIKEKEKDNPNFHFLFESSDLFYYYKWRVFSFAQGDSYKNWRTDPFHMFSNGYLYVPPSIEKKNKALLIKRKRGRNKRGHIDQKKKNKLINILSTLNKKRVSICRAMIFCTRHSDYSLDIIKIISTFLTDMKYDLLRKINLIYLLSDILYNCSNEFFSSWSYRKDIEDELPKIFYFLRKHIKKVDSKIKGKMFTDSLINIFNMWNTWAIYNSVYMNGLLCLLFNMKINYINDNKSDEEKCDENIDGHKIQYYDDIKRYPLSLRRNAYMYFQKEENEINKLCLQRGLYYDEYFTKKKKIKYLLLYDNFCVKNNLSNTNNNQHFINNYFFSR; translated from the exons ggatataatataaaaaatgagatatgtaattataatatggatagatataatacatataataatatgaatgtaaataaaaaaattattattataataccagatgataaaaaaacaaaacgGATAATAGATTTATTAGCTAAATATGTAACTGAAGAAGGTTATAGTTTTGAAGAGAcaattaaagaaaaagaaaaagataatCCAAActttcattttctttttgaaTCTTCagatttattttattattataaatggAGAGTATTTTCATTTGCTCAAGGAGATAGTTATAAAAACTGGAGAACAGATCCGTTCCATATGTTTTCGAATGGTTATTTGTATGTACCTCCATCgatagaaaaaaaaaacaagGCTCTTCTCATAAAACGAAAAAGAGG GAGAAATAAAAGAGGTCATATTGACcagaagaaaaagaataaacttataaatattttaagtACATTGAATAAAAAGAG GGTAAGTATATGTCGTGCTATGATATTTTGCACTAGACATAGTGATTATAGTTtggatataataaaaattatatcaaCCTTCTTGACAGATATGAaatatgatttattaaGAAAG aTCAATctgatatatttattatcagACATTCTTTATAATTGCAGTAATGAATTTTTTTCGTCGTGGTCATACAGAAAAGATATAGAGGATGAATTGCCTaagatattttattttttaagaaaacatataaaaaaagttGATAGTAAAATAAAGGGCAAGATGTTTACAGATAGcttaataaatatattcaatatGTGGAATACGTGGGCTATATATAATTCGGTGTATATGAATGGCTTACTgtgtttattatttaatatgaagataaattatataaatgataataaaagtGATGAAGAAAAATGTGATGAGAATATAGATGGTCATAAAATTCaatattatgatgatataaaaagataTCCTTTATCTTTAAGAAGAAATGCTTATATGTATTTTCAAAAGGAggaaaatgaaataaataaattatgCCTACAAAGAggtttatattatgatgaatattttactaaaaaaaaaaaaataaaatacttattattatatgataacTTCTGTGTAAAGAATAACTTATctaatacaaataataatcaacattttataaataattattttttctcaAGGTGA
- a CDS encoding putative U1 small nuclear ribonucleoprotein C — protein MTDYWVSSKKHYCETCNVWISGHKVNIKNHEKSARHIENFKRLINESFKRKEKETEEKEFLEKELRKLDDIEKKYLLDINKKDENDKSYDSYVYKHVNDNKNNNNNNNIYNNNNNNICNNKYILMIHEDNGSLVFFNILKKQLFYDKPADFYEALPEYQTFSEQYGWYKYLDNNSNNFYYFNIYNSKSIWEYSSHNIDYLINYLKKCEETDLASFNQNYMNKSGNLGFYYNNENIKYDNMNKRMTKNDISLLSEACNNKIKDEEMKLKNVYDKKNKIQLNIHMDKKNDKSMVNKEKNNFETVTTNEHDIKNVFNKGDTKKYEKENASINKLNDEKKEKLEIEHIKNEDKNKSDDLKEKGNNEMLITSNDETSKPGEWEIVEGNQINNISNEHIEEIFYNIKSKEEREKDNLEEIKNNIRYEYSSFNEFYVTKKELDNEDLFLSKEFEFVDKPIYKKVIDKNANKKVDFAKRTIKAIKNKKKIT, from the coding sequence ATGACAGATTATTGGGTTAGTTCGAAAAAACACTATTGTGAAACGTGCAATGTATGGATATCGGGACATaaagtaaatataaagaatcATGAGAAAAGTGCTAGACATATAGAAAACTTCAAGAGATTAATAAATGAATCATTCAAAAGAAAAGAGAAAGAAAcagaagaaaaagaatttCTTGAGAAAGAATTAAGAAAATTGGAtgatatagaaaaaaaatatcttttAGATATAAACAAGaaagatgaaaatgataaatcatatgattcatatgtatataaacATGTAAATgacaataaaaataataacaataataataatatttataataataataataataatatttgtaataataaatatattttaatgatACATGAAGATAATGGTTCCTtagttttttttaatatattaaaaaaacaattgTTTTATGATAAACCAGCAGATTTTTATGAAGCCTTACCTGAATATCAAACCTTTTCAGAACAGTATGGATGGTATAAATATCttgataataattcaaataatttttattattttaacatatataattcaaaaaGTATATGGGAATATTCATCTCATAACATtgattatttaataaattatttgaaaaaatgTGAGGAAACTGATTTGGCTAGTTTTAATCAGAATTACATGAACAAGTCAGGTAATTTAggtttttattataataatgaaaatataaaatatgataatatgaataaaagaatgacaaaaaatgatataagTTTATTATCAGAAGCTTgtaataacaaaataaaagatgaagaaatgaagttaaaaaatgtatatgataaaaagaataaaatacaattaaatattcatatggATAAGAAAAATGATAAGAGTATGGTTAATAAGGAAAAGAATAATTTCGAAACAGTAACAACAAATGAACatgatattaaaaatgtttttaataagggtgatacaaaaaaatatgaaaaggaaaacgcaagtattaataaattaaatgatgagaaaaaagaaaaattagaaattgagcatattaaaaatgaagataaaaataaaagtgacgatttaaaagaaaaaggaaataatGAAATGTTAATTACTTCAAATGATGAGACATCCAAACCAGGAGAATGGGAAATAGTTGAAGGGAAtcaaattaataatataagtaATGAACATATtgaagaaatattttataatattaaatcTAAAGAAGAAAGGGAAAAAGACAATTtagaagaaataaaaaataatattcgTTATGAATATTCCTCTTTCAATGAATTTTATgtaacaaaaaaagaattgGATAATGaagatttatttttaagtAAAGAATTTGAATTTGTTGACAAGccaatatataaaaaggtTATTGATAAAAATGCAAACAAAAAAGTAGACTTTGCAAAGCGAACTATAAAGgctataaaaaataaaaaaaaaataacataa
- a CDS encoding putative ubiquitin-40S ribosomal protein S27a, with amino-acid sequence MKIFINIPYDDSLCIESSNINNIKNVKEQIFELKGIPYELQKLYKNGRHLEDEELLEIDESDYAYTLNLNFGLLGGAKKKKKKVYKKPKKEKHKKKKVKLAVLKFYKVGDDGKVFRLKRQCDNCAPGTLMAAHFDRDYCGRCHLTIMKK; translated from the exons atgaaaatatttattaatatccCTTATGATGATTCATTATGTATTGAGTCatcaaatataaataacataaaaaatgtgAAAGAACAAATTTTTGAATTAAAAg GTATTCCATATGAGCTTcagaaattatataaaaatggaCGTCATTTGGAGGATGAAGAATTACTTGAAATCGATGAATCTGATTAT gCCTACACcttaaatttaaatttcGGTTTACTTGGTGGTGctaaaaaaaagaaaaagaaagtTTACAAGAAAccaaaaaaagaaaaacataAGAAAAAGAAAGTAAAATTAGCtgttttaaaattttataaagtTGGAGATGATGGAAAAGTATTTAGATTAAAAAGACAATGTGATAATTGTGCCCCAGGAACCTTGATGGCTGCTCACTTTGATAGAGATTATTGTGGAAGATGTCATCTTAcaataatgaaaaaataa
- a CDS encoding hypothetical protein (conserved Plasmodium protein, unknown function), which yields INVRKEIVHHTMGDIIEHALSPQSDIYEKLKE from the exons ATAAATGTAAGAAAAGAAATTGTCCATCACACAATGggag ATATAATAGAACATGCGCTTTCTCCCCAATCGGATATTTATGAAAAGCTTAAAgagtaa
- a CDS encoding hypothetical protein (conserved Plasmodium protein, unknown function): protein MYSGFIKFSQIKCAGNHIYLGKWHDFNQWKYLAPNNLLNIIYPVEKTNSIQIGKEQNDIFNYLNSSYHGNIITIDDINSSHSKNNKKINLRGSAFHGPERTDVFRLILYNRLKQKQPQRIVPSLEQMKDANKLEVSIVWFLWSFVIFYCGMCMFGSNYIIKNKSNSFPWMPKRTDGSRGEGPMFWFLE, encoded by the coding sequence ATGTATTCAGGATTTATAAAATTCAGTCAGATAAAATGCGCAGGgaatcatatatatttaggTAAGTGGCATGATTTCAATCAGTGGAAATATTTGGCACctaataatttattaaatattatctATCCAGtagaaaaaacaaatagTATACAAATAGGTAAAGAACAAAATGATATctttaattatttaaactCATCCTATCATGGAAATATTATAACCAttgatgatataaattCTAGTCATtctaaaaataataaaaaaattaatttgAGAGGTAGTGCTTTTCATGGACCTGAACGAACAGATGTTTTTCgattaatattatataatagattaaaacaaaaacaaCCACAAAGAATTGTTCCAAGTCTTGAACAAATGAAAGATGCAAATAAATTAGAAGTGTCTATTGTATGGTTCTTATGGTCATTTGTTATATTCTATTGTGGTATGTGTATGTTTGGAAGTAATTAcataattaaaaataaatcaaattCATTTCCATGGATGCCCAAAAGGACCGATGGCTCCAGGGGGGAGGGTCCAATGTTCTGGTTTCTCGAATAA